From a single Arachis hypogaea cultivar Tifrunner chromosome 3, arahy.Tifrunner.gnm2.J5K5, whole genome shotgun sequence genomic region:
- the LOC112735529 gene encoding uncharacterized protein encodes MANISVGKAYWVRRKAREEVHGRAIQQYAKLRDYCAEILRANPGSRLSILVDRPSLTHQPWFMRMYMCLDAVKKGFLAGCRPIIGMDGCHLKGDHRQQLLVAVGRDPNNNYFSIVVVVVEVETKDCWGWFLEMLLNDIGQSRKWVFMSDQQKYMGGETVLRDLILSIVKATYVEEWERRMNQLKEINRDCYDKLFALDPKLWTKSHFTFLAKSDMLMNNISEVFNGRILEARDKPILTMFEWIRCYLMTRFAEKKKKAERYEGSALPKPKKRLDIIVVRAMEWQAKWAGDLKFEVHHKNMMIMERFVVNLMAGRCSCRFWGLCGMPCPHACCAIFEKGDNPKDYCSNYYSKAAYLATYGQSISPINRKNMWPKIQCDTIIPPIFRVKSGRPRMVRIREPDENRTQTKYRRTGISVTCSNCGQYGHNRRLCPNPIVTAPEGTQGSDAATGTGGVDAAANKPGAAVEANGSAATPTARSKMVRGRGRGRAAVGMGRGRGRGRAAPMTAPTSRPSNTPAPLSQPPQIPAPPSQPPQTPAPPSQPATLSTPASLPTTLPTPASLLTAPAS; translated from the exons ATGGCCAATATCAGTGTTGGTAAGGCTTACTGGGTAAGGAGGAAGGCAAGAGAAGAGGTACATGGGCGGGCAATCCAACAGTATGCTAAGCTAAGGGATTACTGTGCAGAGATACTTAGGGCAAATCCAGGATCTAGACTGAGTATATTGGTTGATAGGCCTTCTCTTACACACCAGCCCTGGTTTATGAGAATGTACATGTGCCTTGATGCAGTCAAGAAAGGCTTCTTGGCGGGTTGTAGACCTAttattggcatggatggttgtCACTTGAAGGGCGACCATAGACAGCAGCTGCTAGTTGCTGTTGGCAGAGATCCAAATAACAATTACTTTTCGATTGTCGTAGTTGTAGTAGAGGTAGAGACTAAGGACTGCTGGGGGTGGTTCTTGGAGATGCTGTTAAATGACATTGGACAATCAAGAAAGTGGGTTTTCATGAGTGACCAACAAAAG TATATGGGGGGTGAAACTGTACTAAGGGACCTCATTCTATCTATTGTCAAAGCTACCTATGTGGAAGAATGGGAAAGAAGGATGAATCAACTAAAGGAGATCAACAGAGACTGTTATGACAAGTTGTTTGCTTTGGATCCAAAATTGTGGACCAAGAGTCACTTCACATTTCTGGCCAAGAGTGACATGCTGATGAACAACATCTCGGAGGTATTCAATGGAAGAATCCTAGAGGCAAGAGATAAGCCAATTCTGACTATGTTTGAATGGATTAGGTGCTACTTGATGACAAGGtttgcagagaaaaagaagaaggcagaGAGGTATGAGGGCTCTGCTTTGCCAAAACCTAAGAAACGGCTAGATATCATTGTGGTTAGAGCTATGGAGTGGCAAGCTAAATGGGCAGGAGACCTGAAGTTTGAAGTGCACCATAAGAACATGATGATCATGGAAAGGTTTGTGGTCAATTTGATGGCTGGAAGGTGTAGTTGTAGGTTCTGGGGTTTGTGTGGTATGCCCTGTCCACATGCTTGCTGTGCTATCTTTGAGAAGGGTGACAACCCGAAAGATTATTGTAGTAACTATTACAGCAAGGCAGCATATCTTGCTACATATGGGCagtcaatatcaccaatcaataGAAAAAATATGTGGCCAAAGATACAATGTGATACCATCATCCCTCCAATTTTCAGAGTTAAATCAGGAAGGCCAAGGATGGTTAGGATAAGGGAACCCGatgaaaacagaacacaaacaaaatatAGAAGAACTGGAATTTCTGTTACCTGCAGTAATTGTGGCCAATACGGACACAATAGGAGACTTTGTCCAAACCCTATAGTGACAG CTCCTGAAGGCACACAAGGATCTGATGCTGCAACTGGAACTGGAGGAGTTGATGCTGCTGCTAATAAACCTGGTGCTGCTGTTGAAGCAAATGGATCTGCAGCTACTCCTACTGCTAGATCCAAGATGGTTAGAGGGAGAGGCAGAGGAAGAGCAGCAGTAGGGATGGGCAGAGGAAGGGGTAGAGGGAGGGCTGCACCCATGACTGCACCAACATCAAGGCCTTCAAACACCCCTGCACCACTATCACAGCCTCCACAAATCCCTGCAccaccatcacagcctccacAAACCCCTGCACCACCATCACAGCCGGCCACCTTATCCACACCAGCATCACTGCCCACCACCTTGCCTACACCAGCATCACTGCTCACTGCACCAGCATCTTAA
- the LOC112736065 gene encoding MLP-like protein 423, with protein sequence MAGVVGKLEAEMEVKSNADKFWSAIRDFATIFPKTSPSIYKGTHIIQGDGKAPGSLMKVTLDLGHELDVKTVTERIEDVDDAKRTIIYSVIDGDLLKYLKSYKGYISVTPKGDNNGSIVKWWCEYEKASQEVPEPILIKEFAYKIFPNVDDYLLSK encoded by the exons ATGGCTGGTGTTGTTGGAAAGCTTGAGGCAGAAATGGAGGTGAAATCAAATGCAGACAAGTTCTGGAGTGCTATCAGGGATTTTGCAACCATATTCCCAAAGACTTCACCATCTATTTACAAAGGCACTCACATTATTCAGGGTGATGGCAAGGCTCCGGGCTCTCTCATGAAAGTAACTTTAGACTTAG GCCATGAACTTGATGTGAAGACAGTTACAGAAAGGATTGAAGATGTTGATGATGCAAAGAGGACAATAATTTATAGTGTGATTGATGGTGACCTCCTTAAGTACTTGAAGAGTTACAAGGGATATATTAGTGTAACACCAAAGGGGGATAATAATGGAAGCATTGTGAAATGGTGGTGTGAGTATGAAAAGGCTAGCCAAGAGGTTCCTGAAcctattttaataaaagaatttgCTTACAAGATCTTCCCAAATGTTGATGACTATCTTCTTagcaaataa